A DNA window from Allokutzneria albata contains the following coding sequences:
- a CDS encoding winged helix-turn-helix transcriptional regulator — MSNVDLLLLTTDRDPESVLPALALLPHQVRPLAPDVSALLEAGPHEAVIVDARTDLVGARSLCRLLAGSGIDVPVIAVVTEANLVALNADWGIDEILLPNSGPAEVDARLRLVRGRRAAAHRGGDGALQVGELVIDEATYSAKLRGRALELTYKEFELLKYLAQHAGRVFTRAQLLQEVWGYDFFGGTRTVDVHVRRLRAKLGLEHETMIGTVRNVGYKFVRPASRSASPQRASLPATPTPRIPTSL, encoded by the coding sequence ATGTCGAACGTCGACCTGCTGCTGCTGACCACCGACCGCGATCCCGAGTCGGTGCTCCCCGCGCTCGCGCTGCTCCCGCACCAGGTCCGCCCGCTCGCCCCGGACGTCTCCGCGCTGCTGGAGGCCGGTCCGCACGAGGCGGTCATCGTGGACGCCCGCACCGACCTGGTCGGCGCCCGCAGCCTCTGCCGTCTGCTCGCGGGCAGCGGCATCGACGTTCCGGTGATCGCCGTGGTGACCGAGGCCAACCTGGTCGCGCTCAACGCCGACTGGGGCATCGACGAGATCCTGCTGCCGAACTCCGGTCCCGCCGAGGTCGACGCCCGCCTGCGGCTGGTCCGCGGACGCCGGGCCGCCGCGCACCGGGGCGGCGACGGCGCGCTGCAGGTCGGCGAACTGGTCATCGACGAGGCCACCTACTCCGCCAAGCTGCGCGGTCGCGCGCTCGAACTGACCTACAAGGAGTTCGAGCTGCTGAAGTACCTCGCCCAGCACGCGGGCCGGGTCTTCACGCGCGCACAGCTGCTCCAGGAGGTCTGGGGCTACGACTTCTTCGGCGGCACCCGCACGGTGGACGTGCACGTGCGCCGCCTGCGCGCCAAGCTCGGCCTCGAACACGAGACGATGATCGGCACCGTCCGCAACGTCGGCTACAAGTTCGTCCGCCCGGCGAGCCGGTCCGCCTCTCCGCAGCGCGCCTCGCTCCCGGCCACCCCCACGCCTCGGATCCCCACTTCGCTGTGA
- a CDS encoding alpha/beta hydrolase — protein sequence MAHGVTHHIGQPNVARLLRRLALRHSVLGFDLRGHGRSGGFSTVGDAEMYDVDAAVRYARQRFERVATLGISLGASVVLRHAALIGTPDAVVTVSCPARWWVRETAAMRRVHWMLEQPQGRIAARLLGVRLGRPWAEIPASPVEVASRVPPEKLLIVHGAADQYFPREHAEALHRATGGEADLWLEPGMRHAESALTPQLVDRIARWLDERTRGNSVGVRHVPPSVPRPSRGGPRQGLDGEPT from the coding sequence GTGGCACACGGCGTAACACACCACATCGGCCAGCCCAACGTCGCGCGACTGCTGCGCAGGCTCGCGCTGAGGCATTCCGTGCTCGGTTTCGACCTGCGCGGGCACGGTCGTTCCGGCGGCTTCTCCACGGTCGGCGACGCCGAGATGTACGACGTGGACGCCGCGGTCCGCTACGCGAGGCAGCGCTTCGAGCGGGTCGCGACGCTGGGGATCTCCCTCGGCGCGTCCGTCGTGCTGCGCCACGCCGCGCTCATCGGCACCCCGGACGCAGTGGTCACGGTCAGCTGCCCCGCGCGGTGGTGGGTCCGCGAGACGGCCGCCATGCGCCGGGTGCACTGGATGCTGGAGCAGCCGCAGGGCCGGATCGCCGCGCGGCTGCTCGGGGTCCGGCTCGGCAGGCCGTGGGCGGAGATCCCGGCTTCGCCGGTGGAGGTGGCCAGCCGGGTCCCTCCGGAGAAACTGCTGATCGTGCACGGTGCGGCGGACCAGTACTTTCCCCGGGAGCACGCCGAGGCGCTGCACCGGGCCACCGGCGGGGAGGCCGACCTCTGGCTCGAACCGGGCATGAGGCACGCTGAGAGCGCGCTGACGCCACAGCTGGTCGACCGCATCGCTCGGTGGCTGGACGAGCGCACCCGAGGCAACTCCGTCGGGGTGCGTCACGTCCCCCCATCGGTACCGCGGCCCTCCCGCGGCGGACCGAGGCAAGGATTGGACGGAGAACCCACGTGA